GGAGAGCGGAATCGCTagtaaaggagggaagaaaagagaaagatagaaaccgagagaaagaaaagcactaTTGGGGGTCGAGAGACACAGGGCAGAATATGCTGTAGGCGGGCAGGTGTGCGTCTCTCTTAGCCTCCCTGAGAGTTCCTGTGTCACCCACCACAAGGCTTACGTATGGTTGGCTTAGGGACGGGGCTGCAGCATGGACCTCATTCATGCTCAGCACCACCCCAGCCTTCTGGTTGATGTCTGCCTTGGTGAAGGCTCTGACTTCGTTGCataggccagccttgaactcaccatgtagcccaggcaggctttgaacctGGAAACTCCTTGCTCCAGCCTCCTGAGTAACTGCGATGATAGGCCTGGCCTGGCTTATGACTTGGCTGAACTGATAGATCTGAACAGTTAGATCTCAGCAGGTTTTTATTGAGCATGTGAAGAAACCAATGAAGGGTAAAGCAAGGCTGGAGGGGTGGGGGGTGCAGAGACACAATTCTGCATTCCTCTTGTGGCTCCTGAGAAGACAGGGCTCCAAGCACCCTGCTGCCTCTGCTATCCTTGGCTCCCGTTCACAAGGTTTCATACTCAGCCCGACGGGTTCTACAGTGAGCACCCAGGCTTAGGCAGCCTGGTGTGGAGAcacaggaggagaggggagattAAGTACTTGGGTTCCCTGCCCTGCCCTACCCCAGTCCCCATCATGGACTTCCACTGGGGAAGTGGGCTGAGTGGTTACctgcacagaggaagaagatggaggaggccCAGCCGAGGTAAAAGGACCAGGAGAAGAATATCTGGACCTGCGGGGTTGGTGTCTGGCTCCATCGCTTACTGGTGTACACTGCCGTGGCCACTATTATGAAGAGAGCTGAGGACAGGAACAAGAGAGAGTTGGCTTGTCCACTGCATGACTCACCAGCCCTGGTGTCCCAGTGCAGCCCAGAGCCCATTCATACCTGCAGTGAAAGCCATGACAGTTGAGACCAGAGGGCCACGGCCCGGGGTGGACAGAGATGGGATGCAGGATAGAACCAGGAGGCCCACGGACACCAGGCCCCATAGGGCGGCCAGGATATAGAGGCTCTGTGtcacatggatataacctaatgCAAGATGAGATTTCTGGGTGTCTGTTTCCCACTGGAAATCCCCACCACCAGAAAGCCCGTTGCCCCTTTACCTGCTACTTGGATCCCTTGGCTCTTTGGCCAGAGGCCAGAGTGGGCAGAAAATTTGGAGTCTGTGGCCACTATCCAGTAGTCAGTGCTCAAAGCAATCAGAGAAGAAGTCAGGCCCAGGCAGCCAGCAAGCAGGGCCAGGGACCGGCAGGGCTCCATGAGCACAGCTCTGGGTTTCCACTTCTTAGAGGATAAAGACACAGAGGACCCAGACTGTTGGGTCTTAGAGAAAGGAAAGGACCATGCACCCAGACTCCCAGGTCCTACAAGCCGGAGAAGCGGCCAGCAAGCAGTCACTCTGGCTGGTAGTCCTCTGTGGCTTCAGGCCTGGCATCTGACTCTTCTCACACCCTCCCTTCCGGAGtggcttcccctcccctctcacaTTGGCTCTTCTTCTGTGGGGTGGAGGAGGTCCTGCTGATGTCATAACTTGCTGGCTGCTCTGGGGTGTCCACCCTCAGTGGTCTAGTTAGTGGTTTGAACTGTCTTCACAGGTTCTGCACCTCCACAGATGGAGACAGCACATTTCCTGGAAGGCCTTAGGGAGGAGTTTGGGGGTCTCAGAGGTGAGAGGTGGGCTAATCCTACGAGGGTGTGAGTTAACCGAAAGGGGCGACGCGGCTGAGGAAAGAGTTGTGTCACACTTTCCTGTGGTTTTTACGCTTAGCTCCTAGACTCTAGCACTAGTTCCCAGCAGCAAAGGGGCAGTGGGGTCAAAACACAAGTTCCACGGGAGGAAGGACTTGACTAGGTGGGAAGAGAGACTCGGAGTTCCCAGTCAAGGCTTCTGTCCACGACAGACAGGATTCCGGAAAGCTTGAGGAGGGGAAGACCCTCCCATAGCCTAATCTTGCAGAGATAGTGAGAAGTCACCCCACTATGTTGGACCCTCCAGCATGGGTGTCCTTATCCCCAAGATGAGGGTGTCTGGGTGACAATTCAGGGTCCTCTGCCTCGTGCCGTCCAGTAGTGGCGGGAAGCACAGATGTATGCGCCATCTCTTCACATGCTCACAGGGGCCTGTCCTCCCAACACCCAGGAGGTCTGACGAGGGAGCattctgagtttaaggctagcctgggctacctgagaccctgtccttccaaaacagtaaaataaaatagagagggGGCCAGAGGTATGCTTTCTCTaatgaagggggaggggaggggagatgagGAGTTGCCTGGAGCTTGGGTGGGTGGGAAGCAGGTAGGCTATGTTCTCAGAGATCAATTCGCCCATCCTGTTATACCACACAACCTTTTCTAGACATTGCACCATGGCTGTCTTCTAGGTAGGGACCCATTTACCTTCCCCTCCCTGAAGGACTGAGGAAGTGAGGCCACCACATCAAAACACCCCTGCCACACTGGCCCGTTTCTCTCCAAACCAGCCCCTCGAGGACTCACACTTCGATAGTTTCACATCAGTTTTATTAGATCCCAAAATGGCCCCCTAAAGGAGTCTCCATTTTTCTACCACCCCTCGGGGCAGGTGGGGGCTCATGTCTTCTCAGCTTCCTCCCATCTGACCCGACTTTTCTTCCCCACACAGGACAGAGGGATCCGGGGCTTTCCTATCTAGAATCGAGGACTGAGCCCCATCATTCCCTCAGGAGTCAGGACTTCCAGCCTCTAGGTTCTCCCCCTTCTCTTCGCTGCCCTCATTGTAACTTCCAGCTGCAAATTTTACCCCAGGGCTCAGCGCGGGTTGGATAGGCGCCGGCACTCATGCATCCGGTAGGCGCACATGTAGAAAATTCCTGTGTGGACAGAAATCTCCATTGATATCCAAAACCCTCTTGAGCCTACCTTTTCACCCCAAGAGACTCCTTACTAACTCCCTCCCTTAGGATGGCCAGTTCCCAGACCCCTTAGGCCTACAGTCTGCCTTCAGAATACCTTGTCAACTCACCCTCTGAAGTTGCCTGCCTTGCCCCACGTTTTCAGCCTTCCCACCCCTCTGCCTCAGTACCTGCAAAGAAGGTCATGAGCAGGGCCACCCAGCCCAGGATGTAAGACCATGAAAAGCGCCAGTCCCCAAAGCGGCGGCCGAGAAAACTGACGGTGACTCCGGTGTAAATGGCCAAGGCCAACAGGACAAATAGGGCTGGGGAGAGATCATGACATGGGGTGTAGTTGGGCAAAAGAATTAGAgataaggaagaagggaggtTGACGGGGGTGGGGACAGTGGTGAGAATAAGGGTGATATGGGATTCAGTGGAGATGGGATTGGGTGAGGACAAGGCTGGGAAGCACAATAAAGCATTTAACAGGTccttgtttctggattctgggaGAAAACTAAATCCTTGCAGTGTTCTGAGTGCCTCATTACTCTAAAGAGCTCCTTGGATCACACTAGAGTTTGTATGAACTAACAGGTGACTCAAGGTACCTATCAGAAACACCTACCAGGGGATGGGAGGGTGTAGGGATATGAataaaaatggcctccataggcgcACATTTTTGAATAGTTAGTCATCAGGAAGCGTCTCTCTCTTGGCCAACGGATCagaatgtagctctcagctacttctgcAGAGCTGTGAATGCCATCATTCTCCACGTCGTGAAACGAATGCACTacatctctgaaactgtaagccagcctcaattaaatgctttcctttagaagagttgctgtggtcacagtgtctcttcacagcaatgactAAGACAGAACGCTATTGAGATCTTGAGCCTGAGATATCAGCACTGTCTCTGTGGCAGAAGAAGCTGGGGGTTAGACCCAGCCCACTGCAGTGAGTACATCTGTGATGGCTGGTCTCTGTCGTTCTACTGGATTTAGAATCAGCTGAGAgacatctctctgtctgtctctgtctgtctctctgtgtttgtgtgtgtgtgaatgcatttCTAGAGAAACACTTTATTAttcatgtctgtgtgccacagtaCTTGTGAGGTCACAGAATGATCTGTAGGAGTTTATTCTCTCTTTCCAgtatgtggtttctggggatgtAAACTCAGTTTGACAGGGGTGACAGAAAAGTGTCTTtagccagtgagccatctcagcagccctcCAGAGCATCTGAACTAAGGCAAAATATCCACAATGAATGTGGACAACAGTATCTCAAGGGCCGGAGTCCTGGAcagaataaaaacataagaaagtGAGTTGAATACCAGctgtcttctctgcttcctgactgcaatGTGATGCAATGTGACTTCTGGTTGCAATGTGGCCGGCTGCCTCGTGCTTCTACACCATgacttctctgccatgatggtctgtgccttcaaactgtgaaccaaatgTACCCTACCTCCCTTAGGTTTTTTCTTGTTAAATATTTGGTCACAGAAATGAGAGATGTCACTAATGTACTGCTCATCACCTGTGCAATGAAATTCTGACAGGCCTCACCTTATATATCTCTTCATTTGTTGGCCCTGAGGTGAACACCTGTAAGGAGACTGTGACTGTGTCGGAagccctgcctagaatccctcaGTGAGAGGCTGCTTGTGATTCCGCAGTAGAGTGTCTTTCTAGTGTATGCACGTTCCTGGTGTATGTACCTTCCTCAACGCCAGGACAGacggagaaaggaaagaagggagggagtgaTTGCCTCGAATTAAAAAGTAAGGttaaaagcaaagaagaaagtcAGTAGATCTGGGcgtagggatgagggagggagcggaGTGGAGAGTGacaagaagagggtgttgggcGCAGTGGGGATGAGGAGTTAGAAAGTTTGGGTGGGGAAGGAAGGGCGTGCCCACTCACTCGAGGCAAAAAACATGATGCCGGCCGAGAAGGGTCTGGAGAGGCGGGTGAAGGTGGACTGCTGTGCAAAGGCGAGGACCCCCATGACGATGCCCGAGGTGGCGCACAGGGCAGACAGGATCATGAAAGCCCGGGTGGCATTCCAGTATGCTGTGGGGACACACTGCAGTCATTCCCGAGCAGCTGCCTCTGGGATCACCGTGCCTTCTTTTCCTCCATGTATTTAATTCAGCTCTTCCGTCTTTGCACCTGGTGCACTCATACTCATCCCTCAAAACCCAAGCTCTCAGGACCTGCTTCTTGGGAAGCATTGTTCTGACTATGGCCCTCTGCTCTGGGTTCTAACGGTCTCTTCTATGTCACCCACCCCAGCTTGACTTCTCCTTGAGGACAAGGGCTGGCTTGGCTCTTGCTGTGCATACCCCCAGCAGAGGCTGGCTTACACAAAGGCCTTGTGAAGTGTTTACCGAGTGACTGTTTCCCCATACGCTCTTGACAATAAACTCTATCTTACTGATGCTCATCCATCTTACTTTCCTGCATCTCCAaagtcctgttcttttgttttaactGTATTTATGTGTCTGGAAAGACCAGGGCTGACTCCCTCACTCTCTGTTGCATCCCTGGCCCCTGACACTTGTCTGGCACATGATAGATGTTAAGTAATAATTTTTGAGACTGGGCcttttgtagcccaggttgtctTTGAACTGATGACATAGCTAAaactgaccttgaattcctgactctcctgcctccgccttccacgtgctggaattacaggcttgcgataccttgctttcctcttttttaagacaggctctggCTACGTAGCCCAGGTTTTCCTGAACGTCTTAAGACCCTctcttctcccaagtgctgaaattgtaggtgtgcaccatcacgTCTGCATCTGCCCAATCCTTACACGCAACTGAATTGTCTGCCATCATTCCTGGGAGATGGGAGGGGGATGACCCATGGAAAGCCCTTGAGCTAGGTAAGCACCTAGTAGGGTCAGCCTATTACTGTTGTTTTCAGGAATAAGACCCAATGATTTTTAATTATACTAATTATAATTAATATCCTGTCGAAGATCTTGTACAGTGCAACACTGTATCCTGATGTATTAGCTTATCATACGCTATATTGTATGATACcttaaacaaaatatattaggTATTACCAGTTTCCCATGCTTTAGAGAGCATATTATGTACAGTATTATTCCTTAATATTCTACATTCATATCTAATATATACTATGTAATGTATTTCTCCACGTCACCCTTCTTTCTCACATGCCTGCGCTGTTTATGTGGGCACGTGTGTGCATATGCGTGTTGAGGCCCAAGGTCGACCTTAGGTGTCATGCCTCAGGAGCTCTCCACCTTGTTTCTTGAAATACAGTCTCACTGGCCTGGTTCACCAAGTAGACTAAGCTGGTTGGCCGGAGAACCGCAGgcatctgcctctctctctgctgcttccGGGTTAGAACTTAAGtgccttttatttgtttgtttgggtgacAGGCAATCctggttctgggattacaggagtaggTCATTTTACCTGGCCAGCTGGCTagcctgcctacctgcctgcctacctacctctgatggtttgaatgagaatagacCCCGTAGGCTACTCGTTCGAATGCTtgttccccagttggtggaactttttgggaaggattaggaagtgtggccttcttgtgaggaagtgtgccactcagggtggactttgaggtttctaaagaccatgccaggcccagtgtatgtctctctttctgcctctactCGAGGATTAAGATGTGATTGCTCAGATACTGCTGCAGCACCATGCCTACCTGCCTGATATCATGCTCTCTATCACGAGGGTCATGGACTCTAACACTTTGAAACTGAAAGCACCAAATAAACTCTCTcttcataagttgccttggtcatggtgttttgaaTACCATGGCAGTAGAAGAGTAATTAAGATGCTTTCTGCCTATTGATGcatccacccatctatctatcCTTCCTATCTCTATCATCTAGTTAGTCCTATccttctgtctatctatctatctatctatctatctatctatctatcagctATCCATTTATCTATGTATTCTACCCatcatctttttatctttttatatttctaCATCTCCATCCAGCCCAACATACAGCTATCCTATCCTAACCATCCACCCATTCTATGCATATTTCTCCTATGTAACTACAAATCCATCTACTCTAttatctcatctatctatctatctatctatctatctatctatctatcatctatctacctatctctccatccatccatccattcactcacCCATCTACCCATCATCTTTCTATCCTATCTATATCAGTCAATCACCAATCAGTCATTCAATCACCTACTCATCCATCCATGGATCCATTCATCTATAATTACATGGCCTGGTACACAGCAGGTAGCAAAAAGCCTTTTATCTGGCATGCAGCCTATTAACAGGCTCTGTGGTCCCTGTCCCTAACACTGTTTATTGGCTCATagcatttacttatttaatttttattttgagacagggtctcaatatggAGCCCCAAACTCACAATACTCCTGTCTCCAcatcccaagtgctaagattataggcataCACTATCATACTCAGCTCATAGCAGATGTTTATAAAATGCTTTTCATAAAAAAGTGAGCTAACTCCATCCCCACTGCTGCATCTGACGCCTTTTCATGTGGGAAAATGCCACCCCATtaacccaaccacaaaaccttaCACCCTGTCCCTGCAACTAGGAAATAATCCAGAGATGCCAAGACTGTTCCACTCCCTGCTGAGTATCCCCGTGGcagtgcctctgcctctctgagccacTGTGCTTTCCCTCAGAATACGAGGGAGGATGGCTCTGAGCTGTGCTCTGGGGGAGGGTTAGATCCTAGCACCACTCAGaccctggcctcaagctcaccgATGCTCTCCGTTTGCAGGAAGCACTTGTTGCCCAGGCAGTAACGCCACAGGCCCTGGTGTGCGAAGGACCCCGACAGCCGATACTGCATCCAGTGGTCCGTCGCTGTGGCTACCACCAACAGGATGGTCCCTACCCAGGCGCAGAAGAGGCCACCACCCATGAAGCTGTACATGGTGATCTGTGGAGAGGGGAGAGCTGAGGTTGTAAGTGGCTATCCTGGGACTGAGAGAGGAGAGTCTGGACCCCCAGGTTTGAGAGGAAGGCTGGGGAATGGATTTATGGGCctaaaggaggagaggagggtacAGCAGATTGGATGCTTGGGTCTGAGGGTGGAGGGCAGTTGCCTGGATTCTTCATTCCTGACAGGAAAATGCCCATGAGCCTCTGTTCTTGGCTTCTGGAGAGGAAGGACTGGCCCTGGGGTTCAAGTTCCCAGAAGAGTAGGGCCTGGGAGCCTAACTTCTTGGGGTGGGGCTGAAGGTCTCATTCCGGTGCCTACCTGAGTGGTAGAGTCTGTCCTGAGCCCTCCTTCTGCCACAGCCCCTCTGTGGAAACTGAGCCGAGCCAGGTTGCTGCCGTCTCTGCCTCGTGGTTCCCCCAAATCCCTTAAGCCTCCCCACACAATGGCTGCACGGCCCAGCAGCTTCCAGTAGGCAGAAACACAGTGGCAGCAGAGGCCCCAATGGAATTTGCTGAAGCAGGGGACAAAGGGGCCCCACCAAGCTCTGTCTGTGAACCCCTCCACCTCCCAGGCTTCTACCCGGTCCTCACTCTGG
This is a stretch of genomic DNA from Meriones unguiculatus strain TT.TT164.6M chromosome 1, Bangor_MerUng_6.1, whole genome shotgun sequence. It encodes these proteins:
- the Nkg7 gene encoding protein NKG7, which gives rise to MEPCRSLALLAGCLGLTSSLIALSTDYWIVATDSKFSAHSGLWPKSQGIQVAGYIHVTQSLYILAALWGLVSVGLLVLSCIPSLSTPGRGPLVSTVMAFTAALFIIVATAVYTSKRWSQTPTPQVQIFFSWSFYLGWASSIFFLCAGCLSLGAHCRTRRAEYETL
- the Lim2 gene encoding lens fiber membrane intrinsic protein — protein: MYSFMGGGLFCAWVGTILLVVATATDHWMQYRLSGSFAHQGLWRYCLGNKCFLQTESIAYWNATRAFMILSALCATSGIVMGVLAFAQQSTFTRLSRPFSAGIMFFASTLFVLLALAIYTGVTVSFLGRRFGDWRFSWSYILGWVALLMTFFAGIFYMCAYRMHECRRLSNPR